ACCCGCGCGAGATGGAGGAGGTCCTGCACGAGCACCCGGCCGTCGCCCTGGCCGCCGTGGTGGGAGTGCCGCACACCCACCTGGGCGAGGAGATCGCGGCCGCCGTCGTCCTGCGCCCGGGTGCCCATGCCACCCCGGACGAGCTGCGGGAGTTCGTCAGGAGCCGAGTGGCGGCATACAAGTACCCGCGCGAGGTGTGGCTCGTGGACACCCTGCCGACCGGCCCCAGCGGCAAGATCCTCAAGCGGGAGATCACCGCGCCCGTCGGACCGGGCCGAGGCTGACCGAGGTCGAGGTCGAGGCCGAGGAGAAGTCGCCGGGGAGGGTGACTACGCGGCCTGCATGGCGGATTCGGAAGGTGCCGCGACGAGCTGTGAGCGACTGGTCCGGCTGGTGGCACGACCGGCCGAACCGTTGGACGCCGCCGGGGACTGGACCGCCGTGGAGGAAGGATCGGTAGTCGGCTGCCCGCCGACCACCGACGGCTCGTGGAGACCTACGGCCGGGGGAGTTCTGCGGCTTCCTCCACCTCCGCACGCCGTTCGGCACGAGCAGGCACAACGGCATCGAACGGCGGAGCGTCGACCTCACGACATCTCCCGCACGGGAGCGTGACCGCCACCCGCATCCACCGCATCCACCGCATCCAACCCCGGGCGCCCGCCCCCCGAGGCGCTGCTGATCTGGGGCACCACCCTGGACGCCGACCGGCTGTGCCGGCTCACCGGTGGGGACCCCGAGGAGTGGCCGGTCGTGGTGTGGAGCAGCGAGGGCCGCGCATTCCATCCGACCACTGATGAAGCGCGCCGATCGGGGTACCTGGGCCCACATGGCACAGAAAACTGATCACCTCGAATCCGTGCGTGCCGTGCGGCAGCTGCGGCGCATCCGCCCTGTCTACGCGGGCGGTGCGGCCTTGTGGGCCGCATCGGCTGTCTGGACGGGATGGGACGATCCCGGGAGTCGGCAGATGTGGGTGTCGGTGCTCTTCCTGGTGGTCTTCGCCGGTCTGCTGTCCGTGACTTCGCTGTGGCTGTGGCGTCAGCAGACGGCCGGCGAGGGCAGGTCCGTGCACCACGCCGCCCCACGAAGGACGGCCACGCGTCGCCACGCCAACGCCTGAGGGCGGAGGGCTGCGGGCTGAAGTCTCGGCCCCTCCGCTTGTCCCGGCGTCCGCCGTGGCAGGGCCCGATAAACCCTTGGCCCGCCACGGTCCCGGCGTCCTACAGTGGAGGTCGCCGGGTGGAGCAGGTAGGCAGCTCGCTGGGCTCATAACCCAGAGGTCGCGGGTTCAAATCCCGCCTCGGCCACGAAGACCGGGCCCGCCGCGTGTGCGGCGGGCCCGGTCCTGCGTTGTGGCGTGATGCCGACGGGTCTCGGCGGCCCGAACCGTCCGGGCGCGGTTCTTACGGGACTCTGACGTGAGCCTCGGACACCTTCAGCACTGCTGTCACTTCGGCAACTCTGGTCACGCAAGCCCCCGGACTCGAGGAGCCGCACGTGAGCAGGCACAACAAACGCAGGTCGACGCTTCAGAAGAGGATGACCGTCCTCGGCGGTGGCACGGTGGCTGTCGCTGCCGTCGTGGCGACGGTCGACGTCGCCTCCGCAGGCCAGGTTTCACCGACCGCCACCGCGCCGAAGGCCGACCACGCCGTCTTCGTTCAGGGCAACGGGCTCGCGGGCAACATCATCCATGTCTTCCGCCGAGGCGACGACGGCAAGCTGACCGCGGCGGGGGAGTACGCGACCGGAGGCAGGGGCGGGGACCAGGTCGACGCGCCCACCGACTCCCTTGCCTCGCAGGGGAGTCTCGTCTACGACCGGCGTTCCGGCCGGCTGCTGGCAGTCAACGCGGGCAGCGGCACGCTGACATCCTTCGCGGTGCACGGCCAGAAGCTGACGGATCGACAGACCGTTTCCGCGCGAGGACAGTTCCCCGCGGGCATCGCGGTCTCGGGCGACCTGGCGTACGTGCTGAACGCGGGTGGCGCCGGAAGCGTCCAGGGATACAGGATCACCTCGAAGGGGCTGAAGCCGCTGAGCGGATCGAACCGCAGCCTGGGGCTCAAGAACGGGAGTGTGCCATTGTTCAGCAGCTCGCCGGGCCAGGTCGCGTTCACGCCGGACGGCCGGAACCTGGTGGTCACGACCAAGTCGGCGAACACCATAGAGGTCTTCCCGGTGGGCCGCGACGGCCGCCCGGCGGCGAAACCCGTGGTGACCAGGTCCGCGGGCATGGTGCCGTTCGCCGTCACCTTCGACAAAGCCGGCCGCATGCTGGTCGCCGAGGCCGCCAAGTCGACCGTCACCACCTACCGGGTGCGACAGAACGGTGCGTTGGACATCGCGCAGAAGCCACTGCCCAACGGGCAGGACACGTTGTGCTGGCTGGAGCGGGCGGGCGACTTCTTCTACGGCGGCAACACCGGCAACTCGACGGTCACCGGCTACCGGATGGACCCGCACGGCCGGCTCGCGCTGACCAACGAGGCCGGCATCGCCACCGCTCCGTCGGGCACATCCCAGGGTGTCATCGACATCGCCGTGGCCGAGGACAGGTTCGTCTACGTCCAGAACGCCACCTCGGGCACCGTGGACGGCTTCAGCGTCGGCCGCAACGGCGCTCTCACCAAGGTCACGACGGTCACAGGTCTGCCCGCCTTCGCCGAATCCGGCATGGAGGGCATCGCCGCGGTGTAACGAAGCTGCCTCCGCGGCAGAACGCCCCGGGCCCGCGCACCGCGTGCCCGGGGCGTCTCTCCAAGACGCGTGCCCGGCTCGCCCGGGTGTCTCCGCTCCCCGCCGTGCCCGCCTCGCGGAGCATTGCCGATTGCCGGGCGAGGTGTTCGGTGGTCCTATGGGGTCGCGGTGCCGTCACGACATGACGGGCGGTACGGCGCGGCCTTCGCGCGCGTGCGACTCGACCGATGGGGAGTGCTCATGTCAGGACAGTTCGAAGCGACGGTGGAGGTCGATCGGGCTGTCGAGGAGGTGTTCGCCTACCTCGCCGACGGACGCAACGATCCGCAGTTCAGCCCCCGTGTGCTCAAGATCGAACGGATTCCCGAGGCCCCGACCACGGTGGGCACCGTCTTCCGGAGCACGGTCAAGGACGCCGGGATGAAGACCGCCAGGGAGTTCCGCATCACCGCTCTCGAAGCCCCGGTGAAGATCCGCTGGGCCGAGGTCTCGAAGAACACCGTGACGGTGCGTGAAGGCGGTTACGACCTGGAGCCGCTGCCCGGCGGCGGAACCCGGGTCCGTATCTTCAACGTCCTCGAAGGCCACGGGCTGGGCAAGCTCCTCGTCGGCCTGGCGCTCGCCGCCGCCCGCAAGGACGCCCCCGGCTTCGGCGCGCGCATCAAGGCGGCGGCCGAGGCGGCGATCGCGCCGCGTCGATGAACTGACCGCGTCGCCGGCGCTTACCCGTCCGGGAAAACGCCGGTCAGCGGGCAATACGGTGTTTCCTGCCGCCACGGCGGAAGCGAACCGCGACGTAACAGAGATCGGCGAGGAGAACGACAGCGCCGATGATCAGCAGGTAGAACAATCCGTGGACCGCGAATCCGATGATGCCCAGGACGAGGGCCACGAGGATCAGAAACAGAAACAGGTTCATCGGCTCTCCCGGCGGCCTCGACGTGTCAGCGGCGGGCGAGGCGTCGCTCGCCGCCGACGCCCGGTGCGTAGTCCAGTTCGTAGTGCGTGAAGACCTTCGATTCCTCCGAGGCATGCAGTTCGCCGTCGAGGTCGATCGACGGGGCCTTCTTCACCGCGTTCTTGTCGTGGGCGACCTTCAGATAGCCCGGACCGACCGTCGCCCCGAGGAGCGGCACGAACACCAGACGGCGACGGGTGGGAAGACCGACCGTCACCGTGGCGAAGCAAGGCATGTCGGTCCCGGTGTCCACATAGACCGACTCCAGGACGCCGATCTTGTGCCCCTGCGGGTCCACCACGTCATGACCGCGCCATTCACGGATATCGCTTGCCTCGAACATGAGCTACCTCCGCAGATGCGGGTACCCGTGTTCGCGTCCCCGATGTCATGCGCACACGCCTGCACACGCCACGGCCGCACCTGCGGATGCGTGAACGAGCCGGCGGCGCGAACCTGCGAGTGCTGACTCCTACAGCGGGGTTTCCAACGTCACCGACTTGGCCGCGAAGCCGTTGCGCTCATAGAAGCGGAGGGCGTCGGTGTTGCTCGAATACGCCGTCACCTCCACGAACCTCGCTTCCTTCCGCTTCGCCCAGGCCGTGAACTCGCGGATCAGGCGCCCACCGATCTGTTCCCGGCGGTGCGCGGGCTGTACGTACATGCTCACCAGCGTGGCGATTCTGACCGGCTTCATCGCAGAGGCCTCGGTCAGCACACCCGTGAGATGGCCGACGACCTCGCCGTCTCGATCGGCGACGAGCAGCAGCCGGTCAGGGTCGTCGATGCCGTTGGCGAAACGCTGCGGTCCGTGTTCGCGCGGCCAGTCGATGTCGATGCTCGGATCACGGGTTCCCGCGTCCTCGGCGAACAGGGCACGACTGCACGCCACAAGACCCTCTACATCCGCGTGCTCCGCGGTGCGGACAACCACCCCATGCAGTTGATCACTCATGGGGCGCGACACTATCGCCCACCACTGACACCGCCGCCCGGCATCCCGAACGGTCGCAAGCGGTGCGCTCACCGACGATCCGGTCCGTGCTCCCACGTCTTCGGGCCGCCGCCTCGCCACTCGATCAGCGCGGACGACTCGACGTAGGCCTCGTCGGCATCCTCCAACCCGGTCTCCCGGAGGAACTCGGCGACGTCCAGCAGGCCGTACGCCATCCCCAGGAAGTGGTCACCGGCACGCACCCGTCGCCCGCCGTCCGCGGCGGGCGGATAGATCACGACGGGGTGCGCAAGGTCCATGCCCACAGCGTGCGCCCTGCGCCGAGCGAGCGCATGCGGACCAATGGCAGAGCGGGCGAGCCCGATGCGGACGCCGTCCCTGTCCGCGCACCGCGCGTGCTCTACGCCGAACGGGTGAATCGCGAGTCGCGCGAATTCGGGCACCGCATGGCCGGGGCTGCCCTGGGGAGAAATCCGGCATGTGATGCCGTACCCGGCGACAGAGGGAGCCCGCGGGTGAGCGCAGTCGTCTTCACAGCTGATTTCTCCTCTGACCGTCAGTGGGTGGCGGGCCGTTCCTGGGCCTATCCCGACGGCGGCCCCACCAACCCCGGCGACAACAAACTGGACCACCTCACGGCCGACCCCTCGTACTCCCGCACCGGCACGTTCCGCGCCACGCGCAGAGCCGACGGACTGTGGGACGCGGGCCTGTTGACGACAGAAGAGAGTGCCGAGGGCTTCATGGTCCGTACCGGAGACCGCCTCGACACCCGGGTGCGCCTGCCCACCGGCTCGGGTTCCTGGCCGGCGATCTGGACCTGGCGGGACGGGGGCAACGAGGTGGACGTGTTCGAGTACCACCCGGACAACCCCGACCTGCTGGAGTTGAGCAACCACGTGCGGGAGGGACACAGTTACGTGCGCGACGAAGCCGTCCGCCCCGGTGGCGTCATCGATGTGAGCGTGACGTTCGGCAGGCGCAGCGTGGTCTGGTCGCTGAACGGGGAGCGGGTCTTCGCCGACGGACGGGGTGTCGGGTCCTCCTGGCACGCCTACCTCATCGTCAACCTCTCGGTGTGCGCGGGCCGTTACCACCCGCCTCCCGACGATGCCACCACCGAGTTGTCGTACGAGGTGGAGAGCCTGGTGGTGCGCCGTGCGGTGCACCGGGACTCCGGCTCCTGACGGCGGACGGTAATCCGGGTGCCGTGGGGTAGAGGGACGTCGATCGGCCCCTCACCGTGGTGGCCGGATGTCTCCCGTCGAGAAGGAGCCGAGCATGACCGACGAGGCCTACCTGTTTCTGCTGGACGACGCCGCCGTGGCGCTCGGGGTGGCTCCGGCCGCCGTCGGTGACCTCGCCTGCATGGAGACCACGGCGGTACGCGCGTGGCTGGACGCTCAGGGAAGCACGGCGACGTCCCCCCGTCTGCGACTCGTGCCGCCGGAGGAGAGGACGGCCGTTCCCGAGGGAGCGGAACGGCTGCCGGTCCCACTGAACGAGGAGGAACTGAGCCGTGTGCGCCATCACATGGCGCCGGCGACGCATGCCCGGGTCGAGGAGGAACTGCTCGCCTACCGCGACTGCGCCGACGGCAGGGACGATCTGATCGGTCGGGCGCTGGCCGTCGGCGTGCCGCCGCACCGCATCGTGGAACTGACCGGTGTGGATCCCGCGACCGTGACCGCAGCGGCAGGGCGATGAACACGGCGGAGGCAACCCAGGCCGACGCGAGTCCCCGACACGCGCGGCGCGTCGAGCGACCCAGTTTATAGGTAGACTGACCTACCTAAAACCTGGGAGGGAACGGAATGAGTGACACCCCCGCCGCCGCGCCGAGACCCGGCAAGGGACCCGGGAAGGGACCCGGCAAGGCGCGCACGCGACTGCTGGCCGCCGCCGCGCGCCGCTTCTACGCGGACGGCGTGTCGGCGACGGGGATCGACACGATCACCGCCGAGGCGGGCGTGGCGAAGATGAGCCTGTACAACAACTTCTCCTCGAAGGCCGACCTGGTGATGGCCTACCTCGATGCGCGGCACGAGGAGTGGCTGGGCCTGTACCGGCGGCGGCTCGAGGAAGCCCGGGACGGTCGCGGCGGCGTACTGGCCGTCTTCGACGCGTACGCCGATCACGCCGCCTTCGCCTACGAGCACGGCTTTCGGGGGTGCGGGCTGCTGAACGCGGCCGCCGAACTGCCCGCCGGGCACGAGGGCCGTGACGTGGTGCGCCGGCACAAGGAGGAAGTCGAGTCCCTGCTCTGCGGGCATCTCGGGGAAGTGCTGCCCGACCGGCCCGAGGAGGCCGACGCGCTGGCGGAGCAGCTGTCGTTCCTGCTGGAGGGCGCGATGGCGCGGGCCGGCCTGGAGGGCGCGGGTACGCGGCTGGAGCATGCGCGGACCATGGCGGCGAACCTGCTGGACCGGCTGTGACGCGGCCCACCGGACCTGTGAGCGGCTCGGTGGGCGTGGGCTCGCTGTGCGTGCTCGTGGCGTCGGTGCTGTGGGGCACCACGGGCACCGCCGCGACCTTCGCCCCAGCCGTGGGACCCCTCGCGATCGGGGCCGCCGCCATGGGCCTGGGCGGACTCCTCCAAGCCCTCGTCGCCGCCCCGCGTATCGCACGGGAGATGTCCGCGCTGCGCGCGCAGCGCGGGGTGGTCGTGCTCGGCGCGCTGGCGGTGGGGGCCTACCCGCTGGCGTTCTACACCGCCATGCACCTGGCCGGGGTCGCCGCCGGCACCGTGGTGTCGATCGGCTCGGCCCCCCTCGCGTCGGCGGTGATCGAACGCGTGGTGGACAAACGCCGTCTGACGCGCCGTTGGATGACCGGCGCCGCTCTGGGCCTGTCCGGCACCGTTCTGCTGTGCCTGGCCGAAGCGGCCCAGGCGCATTCCGGTCCCGGGGCCCATTCGGTGCGGACGACCGTGCTCGGCGTGGGGCTGGGGCTGGTGGCCGGCTTCACCTACGCCCTGTACTCCTGGGCGGCCCATCGCCTGATCAGCGGCGGAGTCAGCTCCGGCGCGGCCATGGGTGCCGTCTTCGGGCTGGGCGGCCTGCTGCTTCTGCCCGTGCTGCTGGCCACCGGCGCCCCGCTGTTCGGCTCCTGGTCCAACGCGGCCGTCGGCACCTATATGGCCCTGGTCCCCATGTTCACCGGGTACGTCCTGTTCGGCTGGGGCCTCGCACACGTCCCGGCGAGCACCGCGACCACGCTCTCGCTGCTGGAACCCGCCGTCGCCGCCGTGCTCGCCGTACTGGTCGTCGGGGAACGCCTGCCCCCGCTCGGCTGGACCGGCATCGCCCTGGTCGTCGGCTGTCTCGCCGTACTCACCACACCGACCCGTACCGCCCCACCGACCCGTACCTCACCACGGGCCCTTGTATCCGAGGCCGAGCCGGGGGAGAGGGCCGAGTCGCCGGAGAAGGCGACGCCGGCGCGTCACCCGGCGGAGTGGTGAGGCGTAGGGGTAGGGGTGTTCGGGGCCAGCAGCCCCTCCGTGCGCAAGTCGTCCCAGAGGGCCGGCGGGACGGGGCGCCGCAGCTGCTCCACCGTGTCGAGCACCTCCTGCGCGGAGCGCGCGCCGGTGAGGACGCTCGCCACCGCCCGGTGGCCGAGCGGGAAGTGCAGGGCTGCGGCGCGCAGAGGCACCCCGTGCCGCTCCGTGACCGCCTTCAGCCGCAGCGCCCGGGCCACTACGACATCCGGCGCCGGCGCGTAGTCGTACGTGGCTCCGGGCTTCGGATCGCTGAGCAGCCCCGAGTTGAGGACGCCGCCGATGACGACGCTCTTGCCGCGGGCGGCCGCCTCGGACAGTGGTCCGGCGAGCCCCTCCTGTTCCAGGAGGGTGTAGCGGCCGGCCAGCAGGACGACGTCGATGTCGGTCTCGCGCAGGAAGCGGGCGGGGAGCCCGCACCGGTTCATGCCGATGCCGATCGCCCGCACGACACCTTCGTCCCGCAGGCGCTCCAGTGCCGGATAGGCCTCGTCGAGCGCCTGCTCGGCGTGGTCGTCGGGGTCGTGCAGCAGGGCGATGTCCACCCGATCCAGGCCCAGGCGGTTCAGGCTGGCGTCCAGGGAGCGCAGGACTCCGTCGGCGCTGAAGTCCCACACCCGGCGGTGCGTGGCCGGGACGGCGAAGCCGTTGGCCAGGTCGTCGCCGTCGGCGTCGTCGGGCACGAGCAGCCGTCCCACCTTGGTGGAGACGGTGTACGCGGCACGGGGCCTTCCGCGCAGCGCCGCGCCGAGCCGTCGCTCGGACAGTCCGAGTCCGTAGTGGGGTGCCGTGTCGAAGGTGCGGATGCCTGCCTCCCAGGCGGCCTCCACGGCGGCGACGGCGGCGTCCTCGCTGATCGGGCGGTAGAGGTTGCCGATGCCCGCGGCGCCGAACGCCAGTTGGGTGACCTGGACCCCGGTGCCACCGAGCCGCCCGGTTCTCATGACCCGGCGGCCGGGCGGAGCCGGAGTCCCTGCATACCTCCGTCGACGGCCAGAGCGGTGCCGGTCACGCTGGCGGCG
The sequence above is a segment of the Streptomyces asoensis genome. Coding sequences within it:
- a CDS encoding lactonase family protein translates to MSRHNKRRSTLQKRMTVLGGGTVAVAAVVATVDVASAGQVSPTATAPKADHAVFVQGNGLAGNIIHVFRRGDDGKLTAAGEYATGGRGGDQVDAPTDSLASQGSLVYDRRSGRLLAVNAGSGTLTSFAVHGQKLTDRQTVSARGQFPAGIAVSGDLAYVLNAGGAGSVQGYRITSKGLKPLSGSNRSLGLKNGSVPLFSSSPGQVAFTPDGRNLVVTTKSANTIEVFPVGRDGRPAAKPVVTRSAGMVPFAVTFDKAGRMLVAEAAKSTVTTYRVRQNGALDIAQKPLPNGQDTLCWLERAGDFFYGGNTGNSTVTGYRMDPHGRLALTNEAGIATAPSGTSQGVIDIAVAEDRFVYVQNATSGTVDGFSVGRNGALTKVTTVTGLPAFAESGMEGIAAV
- a CDS encoding SRPBCC family protein, coding for MSGQFEATVEVDRAVEEVFAYLADGRNDPQFSPRVLKIERIPEAPTTVGTVFRSTVKDAGMKTAREFRITALEAPVKIRWAEVSKNTVTVREGGYDLEPLPGGGTRVRIFNVLEGHGLGKLLVGLALAAARKDAPGFGARIKAAAEAAIAPRR
- a CDS encoding PRC-barrel domain-containing protein — encoded protein: MFEASDIREWRGHDVVDPQGHKIGVLESVYVDTGTDMPCFATVTVGLPTRRRLVFVPLLGATVGPGYLKVAHDKNAVKKAPSIDLDGELHASEESKVFTHYELDYAPGVGGERRLARR
- a CDS encoding GNAT family N-acetyltransferase → MSRPMSDQLHGVVVRTAEHADVEGLVACSRALFAEDAGTRDPSIDIDWPREHGPQRFANGIDDPDRLLLVADRDGEVVGHLTGVLTEASAMKPVRIATLVSMYVQPAHRREQIGGRLIREFTAWAKRKEARFVEVTAYSSNTDALRFYERNGFAAKSVTLETPL
- a CDS encoding beta-glucanase; its protein translation is MSAVVFTADFSSDRQWVAGRSWAYPDGGPTNPGDNKLDHLTADPSYSRTGTFRATRRADGLWDAGLLTTEESAEGFMVRTGDRLDTRVRLPTGSGSWPAIWTWRDGGNEVDVFEYHPDNPDLLELSNHVREGHSYVRDEAVRPGGVIDVSVTFGRRSVVWSLNGERVFADGRGVGSSWHAYLIVNLSVCAGRYHPPPDDATTELSYEVESLVVRRAVHRDSGS
- a CDS encoding DUF6003 family protein — translated: MTDEAYLFLLDDAAVALGVAPAAVGDLACMETTAVRAWLDAQGSTATSPRLRLVPPEERTAVPEGAERLPVPLNEEELSRVRHHMAPATHARVEEELLAYRDCADGRDDLIGRALAVGVPPHRIVELTGVDPATVTAAAGR
- a CDS encoding TetR/AcrR family transcriptional regulator; translated protein: MSDTPAAAPRPGKGPGKGPGKARTRLLAAAARRFYADGVSATGIDTITAEAGVAKMSLYNNFSSKADLVMAYLDARHEEWLGLYRRRLEEARDGRGGVLAVFDAYADHAAFAYEHGFRGCGLLNAAAELPAGHEGRDVVRRHKEEVESLLCGHLGEVLPDRPEEADALAEQLSFLLEGAMARAGLEGAGTRLEHARTMAANLLDRL
- a CDS encoding DMT family transporter — translated: MTRPTGPVSGSVGVGSLCVLVASVLWGTTGTAATFAPAVGPLAIGAAAMGLGGLLQALVAAPRIAREMSALRAQRGVVVLGALAVGAYPLAFYTAMHLAGVAAGTVVSIGSAPLASAVIERVVDKRRLTRRWMTGAALGLSGTVLLCLAEAAQAHSGPGAHSVRTTVLGVGLGLVAGFTYALYSWAAHRLISGGVSSGAAMGAVFGLGGLLLLPVLLATGAPLFGSWSNAAVGTYMALVPMFTGYVLFGWGLAHVPASTATTLSLLEPAVAAVLAVLVVGERLPPLGWTGIALVVGCLAVLTTPTRTAPPTRTSPRALVSEAEPGERAESPEKATPARHPAEW
- a CDS encoding aldo/keto reductase, coding for MRTGRLGGTGVQVTQLAFGAAGIGNLYRPISEDAAVAAVEAAWEAGIRTFDTAPHYGLGLSERRLGAALRGRPRAAYTVSTKVGRLLVPDDADGDDLANGFAVPATHRRVWDFSADGVLRSLDASLNRLGLDRVDIALLHDPDDHAEQALDEAYPALERLRDEGVVRAIGIGMNRCGLPARFLRETDIDVVLLAGRYTLLEQEGLAGPLSEAAARGKSVVIGGVLNSGLLSDPKPGATYDYAPAPDVVVARALRLKAVTERHGVPLRAAALHFPLGHRAVASVLTGARSAQEVLDTVEQLRRPVPPALWDDLRTEGLLAPNTPTPTPHHSAG